Proteins encoded by one window of Chondromyces crocatus:
- a CDS encoding SDR family NAD(P)-dependent oxidoreductase, with translation MSAPRRVLVVGATGHLGSAIARALARRGDQVVLTARDAERLEALAHELAHLTIPHPPPPRMISADLRAPEGPAHLADAVLATGGLDDLVLAGGPFPRTPLNALSREALLDALTVHTVAPLLLANALAEQLTLSNGAIVALSDAGVTRPYPNHLAYLAAKGALEAGLRALATELAPRVRVNALALGIVTDPESGHDPARATRLAARTPMGRFGTPEEVAHATLALLDATWTTGEVWGVGR, from the coding sequence GTGAGCGCCCCTCGCCGCGTCCTCGTCGTGGGCGCCACGGGCCACCTCGGCAGCGCCATCGCCCGCGCGCTCGCGCGCCGCGGCGACCAAGTCGTCCTCACCGCCCGCGACGCCGAGCGCCTCGAAGCGCTCGCCCACGAACTCGCGCACCTCACCATCCCTCACCCGCCGCCCCCCCGCATGATCAGCGCCGACCTCCGCGCCCCCGAAGGACCGGCGCACCTCGCCGACGCCGTCCTCGCCACGGGTGGCCTCGACGACCTCGTGCTCGCCGGCGGCCCCTTCCCACGCACCCCCTTGAACGCCCTCTCCCGGGAAGCGCTCCTCGACGCCCTCACCGTGCACACCGTCGCACCGCTGCTCCTCGCGAACGCCCTCGCCGAGCAGCTCACCCTCAGCAACGGCGCCATCGTCGCCCTCAGCGATGCGGGCGTGACCCGCCCTTACCCCAACCACCTCGCCTACCTCGCCGCCAAAGGCGCCCTCGAAGCCGGCCTCCGTGCCCTCGCCACCGAGCTTGCCCCCCGCGTCCGGGTCAACGCCCTCGCCCTCGGCATCGTCACCGATCCCGAGTCCGGCCACGATCCCGCCCGCGCCACCCGCCTCGCCGCCCGCACCCCCATGGGGCGCTTCGGCACCCCGGAAGAGGTCGCCCACGCCACCCTCGCCTTGCTCGATGCCACCTGGACCACCGGCGAAGTCTGGGGCGTCGGCCGCTGA
- a CDS encoding RNA polymerase sigma factor, whose amino-acid sequence MLDLDAHLTAIADGDADAFGQWLAGAEPALRSSLRSFAARVDVEAVLQEALLRVWQVAPRHTPDGRPNSLFRVALRIARNLSVDEVRRARATPVEDEAIERALAASEGEVMPVGPDPLLRRVIEACREKLPGKPAEVLMARLSSGGSEPDEVIAARLGMKTNTFLQNFTRARKLLAECLERQQVDLAVELS is encoded by the coding sequence ATGCTGGACCTGGACGCTCACCTGACCGCCATCGCCGACGGTGATGCGGACGCCTTCGGGCAGTGGCTCGCCGGGGCAGAGCCGGCATTGCGGTCGTCGTTGCGCTCGTTCGCGGCGCGGGTCGACGTGGAGGCGGTGCTTCAGGAGGCGCTGCTGCGGGTGTGGCAGGTGGCGCCGCGGCACACGCCGGATGGTCGTCCCAACAGCCTGTTCCGGGTGGCACTGCGGATCGCGCGTAACCTGTCCGTCGATGAGGTGCGCCGTGCGCGCGCGACGCCCGTGGAAGATGAGGCGATCGAGCGGGCGCTCGCCGCGAGCGAAGGGGAGGTGATGCCGGTGGGCCCCGATCCGCTGCTGCGGCGGGTGATCGAAGCGTGCCGCGAGAAGCTGCCAGGGAAGCCCGCAGAGGTTCTGATGGCGCGGCTTTCGTCAGGGGGATCCGAGCCTGACGAGGTGATCGCCGCGCGTCTCGGGATGAAGACGAACACCTTCCTGCAGAACTTCACGCGGGCGCGGAAGCTCCTGGCGGAGTGCCTGGAGCGTCAGCAGGTCGACCTGGCGGTGGAGCTGTCATGA